The genome window CAACGTTCTTGCTCCACTTGGACCCTGTCCAGCCAGAGAGGACCGGAACCCGTTCTGATGAAGATGGTGCAGTAGAACCCCAGTACTATGGCGTACGCCGGGGTCAATCTGAAAATTGGGGTGAGTCGGCGATCGCCACAAGACTTTCAGTACCTGATGAATCTGTGGACGTAGAGGAAGATGAAGTTGATCTGCCGCTGGCGCTTGTCCAGCTGGACCAGCATCAAGTAGCAAACCAGAAAGCCGGAAATGTTGAAGAAAGTGTCGACGATAATCGGACCGTTGAGCAGTACCGACGCTTCGATTTTTCCGTAGATCTGAAATGTTTGTTGATTGTTTTGAGTCCTTGACATTTCGGTTGTGTTTGTGACGATCCATCGCTACcgcaataaaatgttttcgttGTTGGGATAATAATGAGTACCGATCAAATTTACAAGGTACCACAATAAAACGTTTTTGGGATAATAACGAGTACCGATCAAATTTACGACTATTGCGATTTGCCCGAACCCGGGAACCGGTTTACTCACGTCTTCGACGAAACTGGGATTCAGCATCGGCGAACCCACGCCGAACATGATCCTGTGACCCATTATCACCAGGAACATGGAGATCACCTTCAGGCCGTGGATGCACTGGAGGCCGTCGTCGTTGTCGCTCTCGCCGGACaattttttcaagttttgCCACAAAGAAAACGACAGTACCACCGTGTGCTTCTTCCCTAAAGCATAACAAATAGAGTTTGAGATAAAATACGCGAGCGGTACTACCGGTGAGTTTGTACTGTTTGAGATCATCGAGTTTCATGAGCCAGTCGTACCCCGTCGCAGCCAGACACACGAAAATGAAAAGTAGTACCACGGTTCTGAAACACAGTTTTTGGGTGTTGCGATCGGAGATGTCTCGGGGGAGGTTTACGTGAAGGAAATTTCCGAAGTAGTGAACGGTGTGCGGTCTTTCAGTTGGCAGTACCGCGGGTTGACATCAGCGGAGAGCTGGAAGTCGCTGAGGGCGTTGAATTTTTCGGTGACTCGCTGCAAAGAGGACTGCAAGTCGTCGGAGGTGCAGGAGGATGGGATGCAGTACGAGAAGTGGAAGTCGTTCCTGGTGCTGCGACTCCGATCCTTGGAAAATGCCTGAAGCGAGGGGGAAATGATGTCGGATTGTGTGTGCGAGTACCGCGGTACTTACGACGATTTTCTCCCAGGTGGAGACGTTGGCGTAGTTCTTGTCGGTTGGGAAGCGGTAGTACCGCCAGTCTCCATCGCCGAACTCTGGTGGTGCGATGTGAAACTTCGCCATGCAGTACCTCCCGGTCACGGGGTCCCCGTCGAGGGGCACGCTCACCGACATGCATTCGTCAAAGTTGCCGAAATCGTACGTGGAGCCGAAGAGGATCCCGCTGGGGAATTTGGACGACGCGTCGAACACTTGAACCAATCCGTTTTTTAGCAAAACTAGGGATTTTTGTCGACGGCAAACCTACTCTCCGTCGCCCACAGTTTCAGCTTCTTCAGCTCTTGCACGTAGAAGAGGCTGTGGTTGCGGCATCGCGCGCTGTCCGACTTGACGGTTGGCACCAGCACTTCCAGCAGGTCGTCGACGGCGACGTTGCCCAGCGCGAAAGCGTCTATCGCGCGACAGAAGAGGACACAAAGCAGAGCCCTGCGCCACATTATAACATAGTGCGACCAAATGGCCAACAACCACTCGCTATATAGGACTAACTAGAGACTGACGAAATTTGCGGGAGGATTTGCTCGCGCGGAGGTCATTTcatctgaaaaaaaaacaccgtGGAAAATAAATCCGGTGGATTTTTTGGGTTTTGTTGGGTTCTTATCGGACTGGTTTCGACGGGGCGGGCGATTTCCTTTCATTCTTAGACTCACCTTGACAGTTTGTTAATTGAAAGTGGTTGATGGAACGAAAAAAGCGCGCTTGAGCACCACTCAAAGGACACTTCTTGCGTTTCCTTATTTACATCGACTGGTCAATTAGACTTATTTATGGCGATACCGCGGTACTATTTTTTGTGGACGTGGGCGGCGCACCGACCTCTCCACCTCTTGGACAGGTTTACGACGGGCGACTCTCCGcggcgtttttttttaatgtgtttatCCTTCCACAAAACCAAAACACTTTTTACTAGCACAAGCGCCAACTCGCACCGTTCGGCAACAGTTTCGCCGGAAGCGAGACCAACTTAAACTTGGCTTATAGTACCGCACTCTGCGACCCTTCCACTAACCCAAAAACACCAAGACGCGGTCTTTTAACCCCGCTGGATACGTAGGTGGGATTGATAATGAAAAACGAGCTACTAAGCAaactttattgtttgaaaacaAAACAGTGACATTGACAGTTTCAATTGTGCAATCGGTCGTTATTgtccaaacatttttatttagccAAGTCTGGCCGAAAGAAGAGGATCAAGGCGTCGTAAGAGTAGTCGTCGAGGATCTCACGAAGTCTCACCAACTTCGATTTCACATTGCACCCTTTGAACTTGTTGTAGTCGACGTACAAGTCGCTCACGATTCCTGAAAGTACCACCATCAGTACCTTTTCGTCTATTTGTCAGTTTGTACCATAGAGTCTGTCCAGATAGTCGGGTTGTTCCTGAAACTC of Tenebrio molitor chromosome 6, icTenMoli1.1, whole genome shotgun sequence contains these proteins:
- the LOC138133361 gene encoding nose resistant to fluoxetine protein 6-like; this translates as MWRRALLCVLFCRAIDAFALGNVAVDDLLEVLVPTVKSDSARCRNHSLFYVQELKKLKLWATEMFDASSKFPSGILFGSTYDFGNFDECMSVSVPLDGDPVTGRYCMAKFHIAPPEFGDGDWRYYRFPTDKNYANVSTWEKIVAFSKDRSRSTRNDFHFSYCIPSSCTSDDLQSSLQRVTEKFNALSDFQLSADVNPRYCQLKDRTPFTTSEISFTTVVLLFIFVCLAATGYDWLMKLDDLKQYKLTGKKHTVVLSFSLWQNLKKLSGESDNDDGLQCIHGLKVISMFLVIMGHRIMFGVGSPMLNPSFVEDIYGKIEASVLLNGPIIVDTFFNISGFLVCYLMLVQLDKRQRQINFIFLYVHRFIRLTPAYAIVLGFYCTIFIRTGSGPLWLDRVQVEQERCIASWWANLFYLNNYINKDQICMFQSWYLTCDMHFFIAAPAIIWLLRKKPSLGLSTLFVIIILSVAVVFATVYLNEEDAILLLYMKFLKDPVINNTFKNVYIPTHMRASPYFVGMVTGYLKYCMKTREYKMPKYMVYMGWVMCFFILEATVYSCFIFYLPEKAYDPLMSAIYASMHHVTWSICISWMIVAISEGNGAWVEPVLSWKPLILLSRITYTAFLCHGAIQIYTAATLRHPSYASIFTLGFYTAGDITLAYICALILSMFFEAPIIALEKIILRRGGDNEGEEKNKSPSPTEVTPKIKIINRF